Proteins encoded by one window of Musa acuminata AAA Group cultivar baxijiao chromosome BXJ2-9, Cavendish_Baxijiao_AAA, whole genome shotgun sequence:
- the LOC103998067 gene encoding nuclear poly(A) polymerase 4 isoform X2: MNSSDKMVRKPPPAPRQYGLTKPISTAGPTAADLKRTIELEKFLLDAGLYESKEEAIKREEVLGEINEIVKSWVKQLTRQRGYSDQMVEEANAVIFTFGSYRLGVHGPGSDIDTLCVGPSYVNREEDFFIVLHDILAEMEEVSELQPVPDAHVPVMRFKFHGISIDLLYASISQLVVPEDLDISHGSVLYDVDEATVRSLNGCRVADQILRLVPKIENFRTTLRCLKFWAKKRGVYSNVTGFLGGVNWALLVARVCQLYPNAVPSMLVSRFFRVYTQWRWPNPVMLCATEEDELGLPVWDPRKNPRDRTHHMPIITPAYPCMNSSYNVSTSTLRVMMEQFQIGNMTCEDIELNKAGWSALFESYLFFETYRNYLQIDIVAADSEDLRLWKGWVESRLRQLTLKIERDTYGMLQCHPYPNEYVDHSRQWSHCAFFMGLQRKQGVKIQEGQQFDIRGTVDEFRHEVNMYMFWKPRMEIYVSHVRRKQLPSYVFPVGHKRPRPSRPIGQQLIDKTSGEDSCDECQGGPSVLPLKRRMNADYLDDRANKLEKQASINSSWEKFPNSDQHNHVDVDENWSKRKKDEPHEVVFKQVSYGSVCLSWQLQAFASNIDNISVGSSDVDDGTEGPFGDDQDGNGAKLVNGISHFGSGKASAGKLFCNSETFEAVVMQQLAGSDSTSLDDGQDLLHYGRQGANVEMDNLNGSARDGVGDTLKPNFAFGVALQKAHGVTANAAQKPALRHASMNPIFYFVITNAVFSLCYSACCIVFPSLWQSQSNFEGMKF, encoded by the exons ATTGTTAAAAGCTGGGTGAAGCAGTTAACTCGTCAAAGGGGTTACTCTGATCAAATGGTTGAAGAGGCCAATGCTGTCATTTTTACATTTGGATCTTATCGTTTGGGG GTTCACGGACCAGGGTCTGACATTGATACGCTGTGTGTTGGGCCTTCCTATGTTAATCGAGAG GAAGACTTCTTCATTGTTTTGCATGACATTTTGGCTGAAATGGAGGAAGTTTCTGAACTGCAACCAGTGCCTGATGCTCATGTTCCTGTTATGAGATTTAAATTTCACGGGATATCCATCGATCTTCTTTATGCCAGTATATCACAGTTAGTTGTTCCAGAG GATTTGGACATCTCCCATGGATCTGTGCTTTACGATGTTGACGAGGCAACAGTTAGAAGTCTTAATGGCTGTAGGGTAGCAGACCAAATTCTTCGGTTGGTGCCAAAAATCGAG AATTTTCGAACAACTCTCAGATGCTTGAAGTTCTGGGCTAAGAAGCGGGGAGTTTATTCAAAT GTGACTGGATTTCTTGGGGGTGTAAATTGGGCTCTGTTGGTTGCTCGTGTCTGTCAGCTTTATCCTAATGCTGTCCCAAGTATGCTAGTATCACGATTCTTCAGAGTTTATACTCAGTGGCGCTGGCCAAATCCAGTAATGTTGTGTGCTACTGAGGAAGATGAACTTGGTCTCCCTGTGTGGGATCCGCGTAAGAACCCACGAGATCGAACTCACCATATGCCTATTATTACTCCGGCATATCCATGCATGAACTCTAGTTATAACGTATCAACAAGCACATTAAGAGTTATGATGGAACAATTTCAAATTGGCAACATGACCTGTGAG GATATTGAGTTGAATAAGGCAGGTTGGAGTGCTTTGTTTGAGTCTTACCTTTTCTTTGAGACATACAGAAACTATCTCCAGATTGATATTGTAGCTGCTGATTCTGAGGATCTAAGGTTATGGAAGGGGTGGGTTGAATCACGTCTGAGGCAGTTGACTCTGAAG ATTGAGCGGGACACCTATGGCATGCTGCAGTGCCATCCATACCCCAATGAGTATGTAGATCACTCCAGACAGTGGTCACATTGTGCCTTCTTTATGGGCTTGCAAAGGAAACAAGGGGTGAAGATCCAAGAAGGCCAACAGTTTGATATACGTGGAACCGTTGATGAGTTTAGGCATGAAGTGAACATGTATATGTTCTGGAAACCTAGGATGGAAATATATGTTTCTCATGTTCGTAGAAAGCAGCTACCTTCTTATGTTTTTCCAGTAGGACATAAGAGACCTCGTCCATCCAGACCCATAGGCCAGCAACTGATTGATAAAACTTCTGGTGAAGATTCATGTGATGAATGTCAAGGAGGACCATCGGTGCTTccacttaagagaagaatgaatgCTGATTACTTGGATGATAGAGCAAACAAACTTGAGAAGCAGGCATCGATTAATTCAAGCTGGGAGAAATTTCCAAACTCTGACCAACACAATCATGTAGATGTAGATGAGAATTGGAGCAAGAGGAAAAAGGATGAACCACATGAAGTTGTCTTTAAGCAAGTTAGCTATGGTTCTGTTTGCCTGAGCTGGCAGCTGCaagcatttgcttctaacatcgATAACATATCAG TTGGCAGCAGTGATGTGGATGATGGCACGGAAGGACCGTTTGGAGATGACCAAGATGGCAATGGAGCGAAGCTGGTAAATGGAATTTCACATTTTGGAAGTGGCAAGGCTTCAGCGGGAAAGCTGTTCTGCAATTCAGAGACATTTGAGGCGGTGGTTATGCAACAGCTTGCTGGCAGTGATAGCACCAGTTTGGATGACGGACAAGATCTACTGCACTATGGTAGGCAGGGAGCCAACGTAGAGATGGATAACTTGAATGGATCAGCACGAGATGGTGTGGGAGATACCTTAAAG CCAAACTTTGCATTTGGAGTGGCCCTTCAAAAAGCTCATGGAGTGACTGCTAATGCTGCACAGAAACCCGCACTAAGGCATGCCTCGATGAACCCTATATTCTACTTTGTGATCACTAATGCTGTGTTTTCTTTATGCTATTCTGCTTGTTGCATTGTTTTTCCATCTTTGTGGCAGTCTCAGTCTAATTTCGAAGGCATGAAGTTCTGA
- the LOC103998067 gene encoding nuclear poly(A) polymerase 4 isoform X3 — MNSSDKMVRKPPPAPRQYGLTKPISTAGPTAADLKRTIELEKFLLDAGLYESKEEAIKREEVLGEINEIVKSWVKQLTRQRGYSDQMVEEANAVIFTFGSYRLGVHGPGSDIDTLCVGPSYVNREEDFFIVLHDILAEMEEVSELQPVPDAHVPVMRFKFHGISIDLLYASISQLVVPEDLDISHGSVLYDVDEATVRSLNGCRVADQILRLVPKIENFRTTLRCLKFWAKKRGVYSNVTGFLGGVNWALLVARVCQLYPNAVPSMLVSRFFRVYTQWRWPNPVMLCATEEDELGLPVWDPRKNPRDRTHHMPIITPAYPCMNSSYNVSTSTLRVMMEQFQIGNMTCEDIELNKAGWSALFESYLFFETYRNYLQIDIVAADSEDLRLWKGWVESRLRQLTLKIERDTYGMLQCHPYPNEYVDHSRQWSHCAFFMGLQRKQGVKIQEGQQFDIRGTVDEFRHEVNMYMFWKPRMEIYVSHVRRKQLPSYVFPVGHKRPRPSRPIGQQLIDKTSGEDSCDECQGGPSVLPLKRRMNADYLDDRANKLEKQASINSSWEKFPNSDQHNHVDVDENWSKRKKDEPHEVVFKQVSYGSVCLSWQLQAFASNIDNISERIPNDIVCFKAHSLENLAVVGSSDVDDGTEGPFGDDQDGNGAKLVNGISHFGSGKASAGKLFCNSETFEAVVMQQLAGSDSTSLDDGQDLLHYGRQGANVEMDNLNGSARDGVGDTLKPNFAFGVALQKAHGVTANAAQKPALSLSLISKA, encoded by the exons ATTGTTAAAAGCTGGGTGAAGCAGTTAACTCGTCAAAGGGGTTACTCTGATCAAATGGTTGAAGAGGCCAATGCTGTCATTTTTACATTTGGATCTTATCGTTTGGGG GTTCACGGACCAGGGTCTGACATTGATACGCTGTGTGTTGGGCCTTCCTATGTTAATCGAGAG GAAGACTTCTTCATTGTTTTGCATGACATTTTGGCTGAAATGGAGGAAGTTTCTGAACTGCAACCAGTGCCTGATGCTCATGTTCCTGTTATGAGATTTAAATTTCACGGGATATCCATCGATCTTCTTTATGCCAGTATATCACAGTTAGTTGTTCCAGAG GATTTGGACATCTCCCATGGATCTGTGCTTTACGATGTTGACGAGGCAACAGTTAGAAGTCTTAATGGCTGTAGGGTAGCAGACCAAATTCTTCGGTTGGTGCCAAAAATCGAG AATTTTCGAACAACTCTCAGATGCTTGAAGTTCTGGGCTAAGAAGCGGGGAGTTTATTCAAAT GTGACTGGATTTCTTGGGGGTGTAAATTGGGCTCTGTTGGTTGCTCGTGTCTGTCAGCTTTATCCTAATGCTGTCCCAAGTATGCTAGTATCACGATTCTTCAGAGTTTATACTCAGTGGCGCTGGCCAAATCCAGTAATGTTGTGTGCTACTGAGGAAGATGAACTTGGTCTCCCTGTGTGGGATCCGCGTAAGAACCCACGAGATCGAACTCACCATATGCCTATTATTACTCCGGCATATCCATGCATGAACTCTAGTTATAACGTATCAACAAGCACATTAAGAGTTATGATGGAACAATTTCAAATTGGCAACATGACCTGTGAG GATATTGAGTTGAATAAGGCAGGTTGGAGTGCTTTGTTTGAGTCTTACCTTTTCTTTGAGACATACAGAAACTATCTCCAGATTGATATTGTAGCTGCTGATTCTGAGGATCTAAGGTTATGGAAGGGGTGGGTTGAATCACGTCTGAGGCAGTTGACTCTGAAG ATTGAGCGGGACACCTATGGCATGCTGCAGTGCCATCCATACCCCAATGAGTATGTAGATCACTCCAGACAGTGGTCACATTGTGCCTTCTTTATGGGCTTGCAAAGGAAACAAGGGGTGAAGATCCAAGAAGGCCAACAGTTTGATATACGTGGAACCGTTGATGAGTTTAGGCATGAAGTGAACATGTATATGTTCTGGAAACCTAGGATGGAAATATATGTTTCTCATGTTCGTAGAAAGCAGCTACCTTCTTATGTTTTTCCAGTAGGACATAAGAGACCTCGTCCATCCAGACCCATAGGCCAGCAACTGATTGATAAAACTTCTGGTGAAGATTCATGTGATGAATGTCAAGGAGGACCATCGGTGCTTccacttaagagaagaatgaatgCTGATTACTTGGATGATAGAGCAAACAAACTTGAGAAGCAGGCATCGATTAATTCAAGCTGGGAGAAATTTCCAAACTCTGACCAACACAATCATGTAGATGTAGATGAGAATTGGAGCAAGAGGAAAAAGGATGAACCACATGAAGTTGTCTTTAAGCAAGTTAGCTATGGTTCTGTTTGCCTGAGCTGGCAGCTGCaagcatttgcttctaacatcgATAACATATCAG AGCGGATACCTAATGACATAGTTTGTTTCAAAGCTCATAGTTTGGAGAACTTGGCTGTAGTTGGCAGCAGTGATGTGGATGATGGCACGGAAGGACCGTTTGGAGATGACCAAGATGGCAATGGAGCGAAGCTGGTAAATGGAATTTCACATTTTGGAAGTGGCAAGGCTTCAGCGGGAAAGCTGTTCTGCAATTCAGAGACATTTGAGGCGGTGGTTATGCAACAGCTTGCTGGCAGTGATAGCACCAGTTTGGATGACGGACAAGATCTACTGCACTATGGTAGGCAGGGAGCCAACGTAGAGATGGATAACTTGAATGGATCAGCACGAGATGGTGTGGGAGATACCTTAAAG CCAAACTTTGCATTTGGAGTGGCCCTTCAAAAAGCTCATGGAGTGACTGCTAATGCTGCACAGAAACCCGCACTAAG TCTCAGTCTAATTTCGAAGGCATGA
- the LOC103998067 gene encoding nuclear poly(A) polymerase 4 isoform X1, whose protein sequence is MNSSDKMVRKPPPAPRQYGLTKPISTAGPTAADLKRTIELEKFLLDAGLYESKEEAIKREEVLGEINEIVKSWVKQLTRQRGYSDQMVEEANAVIFTFGSYRLGVHGPGSDIDTLCVGPSYVNREEDFFIVLHDILAEMEEVSELQPVPDAHVPVMRFKFHGISIDLLYASISQLVVPEDLDISHGSVLYDVDEATVRSLNGCRVADQILRLVPKIENFRTTLRCLKFWAKKRGVYSNVTGFLGGVNWALLVARVCQLYPNAVPSMLVSRFFRVYTQWRWPNPVMLCATEEDELGLPVWDPRKNPRDRTHHMPIITPAYPCMNSSYNVSTSTLRVMMEQFQIGNMTCEDIELNKAGWSALFESYLFFETYRNYLQIDIVAADSEDLRLWKGWVESRLRQLTLKIERDTYGMLQCHPYPNEYVDHSRQWSHCAFFMGLQRKQGVKIQEGQQFDIRGTVDEFRHEVNMYMFWKPRMEIYVSHVRRKQLPSYVFPVGHKRPRPSRPIGQQLIDKTSGEDSCDECQGGPSVLPLKRRMNADYLDDRANKLEKQASINSSWEKFPNSDQHNHVDVDENWSKRKKDEPHEVVFKQVSYGSVCLSWQLQAFASNIDNISERIPNDIVCFKAHSLENLAVVGSSDVDDGTEGPFGDDQDGNGAKLVNGISHFGSGKASAGKLFCNSETFEAVVMQQLAGSDSTSLDDGQDLLHYGRQGANVEMDNLNGSARDGVGDTLKPNFAFGVALQKAHGVTANAAQKPALRHASMNPIFYFVITNAVFSLCYSACCIVFPSLWQSQSNFEGMKF, encoded by the exons ATTGTTAAAAGCTGGGTGAAGCAGTTAACTCGTCAAAGGGGTTACTCTGATCAAATGGTTGAAGAGGCCAATGCTGTCATTTTTACATTTGGATCTTATCGTTTGGGG GTTCACGGACCAGGGTCTGACATTGATACGCTGTGTGTTGGGCCTTCCTATGTTAATCGAGAG GAAGACTTCTTCATTGTTTTGCATGACATTTTGGCTGAAATGGAGGAAGTTTCTGAACTGCAACCAGTGCCTGATGCTCATGTTCCTGTTATGAGATTTAAATTTCACGGGATATCCATCGATCTTCTTTATGCCAGTATATCACAGTTAGTTGTTCCAGAG GATTTGGACATCTCCCATGGATCTGTGCTTTACGATGTTGACGAGGCAACAGTTAGAAGTCTTAATGGCTGTAGGGTAGCAGACCAAATTCTTCGGTTGGTGCCAAAAATCGAG AATTTTCGAACAACTCTCAGATGCTTGAAGTTCTGGGCTAAGAAGCGGGGAGTTTATTCAAAT GTGACTGGATTTCTTGGGGGTGTAAATTGGGCTCTGTTGGTTGCTCGTGTCTGTCAGCTTTATCCTAATGCTGTCCCAAGTATGCTAGTATCACGATTCTTCAGAGTTTATACTCAGTGGCGCTGGCCAAATCCAGTAATGTTGTGTGCTACTGAGGAAGATGAACTTGGTCTCCCTGTGTGGGATCCGCGTAAGAACCCACGAGATCGAACTCACCATATGCCTATTATTACTCCGGCATATCCATGCATGAACTCTAGTTATAACGTATCAACAAGCACATTAAGAGTTATGATGGAACAATTTCAAATTGGCAACATGACCTGTGAG GATATTGAGTTGAATAAGGCAGGTTGGAGTGCTTTGTTTGAGTCTTACCTTTTCTTTGAGACATACAGAAACTATCTCCAGATTGATATTGTAGCTGCTGATTCTGAGGATCTAAGGTTATGGAAGGGGTGGGTTGAATCACGTCTGAGGCAGTTGACTCTGAAG ATTGAGCGGGACACCTATGGCATGCTGCAGTGCCATCCATACCCCAATGAGTATGTAGATCACTCCAGACAGTGGTCACATTGTGCCTTCTTTATGGGCTTGCAAAGGAAACAAGGGGTGAAGATCCAAGAAGGCCAACAGTTTGATATACGTGGAACCGTTGATGAGTTTAGGCATGAAGTGAACATGTATATGTTCTGGAAACCTAGGATGGAAATATATGTTTCTCATGTTCGTAGAAAGCAGCTACCTTCTTATGTTTTTCCAGTAGGACATAAGAGACCTCGTCCATCCAGACCCATAGGCCAGCAACTGATTGATAAAACTTCTGGTGAAGATTCATGTGATGAATGTCAAGGAGGACCATCGGTGCTTccacttaagagaagaatgaatgCTGATTACTTGGATGATAGAGCAAACAAACTTGAGAAGCAGGCATCGATTAATTCAAGCTGGGAGAAATTTCCAAACTCTGACCAACACAATCATGTAGATGTAGATGAGAATTGGAGCAAGAGGAAAAAGGATGAACCACATGAAGTTGTCTTTAAGCAAGTTAGCTATGGTTCTGTTTGCCTGAGCTGGCAGCTGCaagcatttgcttctaacatcgATAACATATCAG AGCGGATACCTAATGACATAGTTTGTTTCAAAGCTCATAGTTTGGAGAACTTGGCTGTAGTTGGCAGCAGTGATGTGGATGATGGCACGGAAGGACCGTTTGGAGATGACCAAGATGGCAATGGAGCGAAGCTGGTAAATGGAATTTCACATTTTGGAAGTGGCAAGGCTTCAGCGGGAAAGCTGTTCTGCAATTCAGAGACATTTGAGGCGGTGGTTATGCAACAGCTTGCTGGCAGTGATAGCACCAGTTTGGATGACGGACAAGATCTACTGCACTATGGTAGGCAGGGAGCCAACGTAGAGATGGATAACTTGAATGGATCAGCACGAGATGGTGTGGGAGATACCTTAAAG CCAAACTTTGCATTTGGAGTGGCCCTTCAAAAAGCTCATGGAGTGACTGCTAATGCTGCACAGAAACCCGCACTAAGGCATGCCTCGATGAACCCTATATTCTACTTTGTGATCACTAATGCTGTGTTTTCTTTATGCTATTCTGCTTGTTGCATTGTTTTTCCATCTTTGTGGCAGTCTCAGTCTAATTTCGAAGGCATGAAGTTCTGA